The Bradyrhizobium ottawaense genome window below encodes:
- a CDS encoding YopT-type cysteine protease domain-containing protein → MYNRVDGEYAHTEQAEESSWPADGSECAQTLTEIARLESLAPGELFDRMGLCFSKPHTSDAIDDSSNTSGLSTSSLSSSSELSVATSPVRPLFDYRTAELPQANVSGICVGLAAEWLLDLPSSASSRMGVLLPGTENHRSAARRQEQSEKLKTQLKEDKAEGSHNFQAKSTILRDAGLEPSAEETRYRFGTSSCIDKIVNELAQDPSVHLVSLKFVQPGASTHTIATATSNGTTILSDPNYGEFTVPSDRVGGLFKSLAERYSTLNKRDISAVVTQRIRYGHPNATDLALFPRAEPHR, encoded by the coding sequence ATGTATAATCGAGTCGATGGCGAATACGCACATACTGAGCAAGCTGAGGAATCGAGTTGGCCCGCAGACGGTAGCGAATGTGCCCAAACACTCACCGAAATCGCGCGGCTGGAGAGCCTGGCGCCCGGCGAATTGTTCGATAGAATGGGGCTCTGCTTCAGCAAGCCGCATACCTCAGATGCAATCGATGATAGTTCAAACACCTCGGGCCTCAGCACATCCTCTCTGTCCTCCAGCTCCGAGTTATCCGTTGCCACTAGCCCTGTCCGTCCTCTGTTCGATTACAGGACGGCGGAATTGCCCCAAGCCAATGTCAGTGGAATCTGTGTTGGATTGGCCGCGGAGTGGCTCCTTGATCTCCCAAGCAGCGCTTCCTCCCGAATGGGGGTTCTGCTCCCGGGCACGGAAAATCACCGCTCGGCGGCAAGACGGCAGGAACAGTCTGAAAAGCTTAAGACTCAATTGAAAGAGGATAAGGCGGAAGGGTCTCACAATTTCCAGGCAAAAAGCACAATCTTGCGTGACGCCGGCCTAGAACCATCTGCTGAAGAGACGCGATATAGGTTTGGTACATCTTCGTGCATCGACAAGATCGTAAACGAGCTTGCGCAGGATCCATCCGTCCATTTGGTCAGCTTGAAATTCGTCCAACCTGGCGCCAGCACCCACACGATTGCAACGGCAACGTCGAATGGAACGACGATCCTCTCTGATCCTAACTATGGCGAATTTACTGTTCCGTCAGATCGGGTCGGAGGGTTGTTTAAGAGTCTTGCCGAGCGCTATAGCACCCTGAACAAACGTGATATTTCGGCGGTCGTCACACAAAGGATCAGGTATGGGCATCCCAATGCAACGGACCTTGCCCTATTCCCGCGCGCGGAACCTCATCGGTAG
- a CDS encoding co-chaperone GroES: protein MKFRPLHDRVVVKRIDAEEKTAGGIIIPDTAKEKPSQGEVIAVGPGGHDDSGKLIPIDIEVGDRVLFGKWSGTEVKIDGQDLLIMKESDVMGVLTDVFSKKKAA, encoded by the coding sequence ATGAAATTCCGTCCGCTTCACGACCGCGTCGTGGTCAAGCGTATCGACGCAGAAGAGAAGACCGCCGGCGGCATCATCATCCCCGACACAGCCAAAGAAAAGCCATCGCAGGGCGAAGTCATTGCAGTTGGCCCGGGCGGCCACGATGATAGCGGCAAGCTAATTCCGATCGACATCGAAGTCGGTGATCGCGTGCTGTTTGGCAAGTGGTCCGGCACCGAGGTCAAGATCGATGGGCAAGACCTGTTGATTATGAAGGAGAGCGACGTGATGGGTGTTCTCACCGATGTCTTCTCCAAGAAGAAAGCCGCCTAA
- a CDS encoding FkbM family methyltransferase: MSSVEVHQHIVSLLQKPNPVILDIGCNDGTDTQKFLELCPQPELYCFEPDPRAIARFKKKLGPSLNKVKLLEIAISDRNGTIDFHPSNADGDAKDWDLSGSIRRPKNHLTEYDWVRFDRPVSVETRRLDDWCSEAKLDGVDFIWMDVQGAEADVIAGGMRTLSNTRFIYTEYSDRELYEGQLSLQAILSLLPSFEVAAHYPRAVEGDVLLRNTRV; this comes from the coding sequence GTGTCGTCCGTAGAAGTACATCAGCACATCGTCTCACTTCTGCAGAAGCCGAATCCGGTCATCCTGGATATTGGCTGCAATGATGGGACTGATACGCAAAAGTTCCTCGAGCTGTGCCCGCAACCCGAGCTTTACTGCTTTGAGCCGGACCCCCGAGCGATCGCGCGCTTCAAGAAGAAGCTCGGTCCATCCCTCAATAAGGTGAAGCTGCTAGAAATTGCCATCAGTGACCGAAACGGGACGATCGACTTCCATCCGAGTAATGCAGATGGGGATGCGAAAGATTGGGACCTGTCCGGTTCAATACGCCGCCCAAAGAATCATCTTACCGAGTATGATTGGGTCCGGTTTGATCGGCCTGTCTCGGTTGAAACACGGCGGCTTGACGACTGGTGCAGCGAAGCCAAATTGGACGGAGTCGATTTCATCTGGATGGACGTTCAGGGAGCCGAAGCCGACGTTATCGCCGGCGGTATGCGGACCTTGAGCAACACGCGCTTTATCTACACCGAATATAGTGATCGCGAGCTCTACGAAGGGCAGTTGAGCCTGCAAGCCATTCTTAGCTTATTGCCATCATTTGAAGTGGCGGCTCACTATCCGCGCGCAGTGGAAGGTGATGTATTGCTCAGGAATACGCGTGTCTAG
- a CDS encoding thermonuclease family protein, whose product MKNRGIMFALLALVTSPVCAATFSGAPRILDGNTIEIDKTNVRLSGIEAPETDQICLDVEGRKWACGVAARDELIKHSNGRTWDCHTQRVDEYRRALGNCFIEGENVNVWMVRSGWALSTAPSHAVYELAASTAHTGLWSGAFIAPWDWPRRNKGTIIVGAWSVPIDAQEVLLGSVLLSEPPSPECLIKGTVERSGERIYHLPGQASYELIDMTKKRSERWFCSEAEAEATGWRKAVR is encoded by the coding sequence ATGAAGAACCGCGGAATTATGTTCGCATTGCTCGCTCTCGTCACATCTCCGGTCTGCGCCGCGACGTTCAGCGGTGCTCCGCGCATCCTCGACGGCAATACGATCGAGATCGACAAAACCAACGTTCGGCTCTCAGGCATCGAAGCTCCTGAGACGGACCAGATTTGTCTCGACGTCGAGGGCCGGAAATGGGCCTGCGGCGTAGCTGCTCGCGACGAGCTTATCAAGCATTCAAATGGGCGAACCTGGGATTGTCATACCCAGAGAGTCGATGAGTACAGACGAGCCCTCGGTAACTGCTTCATCGAAGGCGAGAATGTGAACGTCTGGATGGTACGCTCGGGCTGGGCACTATCGACTGCTCCATCTCACGCTGTCTATGAGTTGGCGGCAAGCACAGCCCATACGGGACTGTGGTCGGGAGCGTTCATCGCTCCCTGGGACTGGCCTCGCCGCAATAAGGGCACGATTATCGTCGGCGCGTGGTCGGTTCCGATCGACGCGCAGGAAGTACTGCTCGGATCCGTCCTGCTGTCGGAACCGCCGTCCCCCGAGTGCCTGATAAAAGGCACTGTCGAGCGCAGCGGCGAGCGGATCTATCACCTGCCAGGGCAAGCCAGCTACGAACTAATCGACATGACGAAGAAGCGTAGCGAACGCTGGTTTTGTAGCGAAGCGGAAGCCGAAGCCACCGGGTGGCGTAAGGCCGTGCGTTGA
- a CDS encoding carbonic anhydrase produces MHAANSPNMYHLTRTARSRRSLLLFAASTVFLRFGNKIADAKEAKSTPKPDNLLSPDAALKRLLMGNERYVQGASRADDLRRERSALVEGQNPYAAVLSCADSRVAPEFVFDSGLGDLFVCRVAGNFANDDTLASMEYAVAVLNTPLILVLGHDHCGAIDATIKSLHQDKPPPGHISALVTALAPAVNASLGQAGDTSARATRNNVIDNVNKLRSTGPILKAAVEQNRLKVVGALYRIDNGKVDIVS; encoded by the coding sequence ATGCATGCAGCCAATTCTCCAAATATGTACCATTTAACCAGGACCGCGCGTTCGCGCCGTTCGCTGTTGTTGTTTGCTGCGTCGACAGTTTTCCTGCGATTCGGCAATAAGATCGCCGATGCGAAGGAAGCAAAAAGCACGCCCAAGCCAGATAACCTGCTGTCGCCAGATGCTGCCCTGAAGCGGCTGCTGATGGGAAACGAACGTTATGTCCAGGGTGCATCACGAGCCGACGATCTTAGGCGCGAGCGTTCGGCTTTGGTCGAAGGCCAAAATCCATATGCGGCGGTTCTGAGCTGCGCCGACTCTCGCGTGGCGCCCGAATTTGTGTTCGACAGCGGGCTAGGTGATTTGTTTGTCTGCCGCGTCGCCGGCAACTTCGCTAATGATGATACACTCGCCAGTATGGAATATGCGGTCGCAGTACTGAACACGCCGCTAATCCTCGTACTAGGCCACGATCATTGCGGCGCGATAGACGCTACGATCAAGTCGCTCCATCAAGATAAGCCGCCGCCAGGGCACATTTCAGCCCTGGTGACCGCACTTGCTCCCGCCGTGAACGCATCTCTAGGGCAGGCCGGCGATACATCCGCCCGCGCAACCCGAAACAATGTGATCGACAATGTCAACAAACTCAGATCGACGGGCCCTATTCTGAAGGCTGCAGTCGAGCAGAACCGGCTGAAAGTCGTCGGGGCCCTGTATCGGATCGACAACGGTAAGGTCGATATTGTCAGCTGA
- a CDS encoding nodulate formation efficiency C protein codes for MSNNIRASDSPLVERLKSTWRAQDGETIEQIISNVSKVAQFVPQMWGVIELGQNDFIFVSWTRHRDNKSDEQYVITWKIALDGTFELASTYAKPMELGWRALALSLIASEVADGERDANLRFLHDPANFNFVATPQGRLGDLLRQGRCTIIEPVGVDYLPKRNGKPAETGDVWRVLLLVNCSIQGPRYFAHNGVITFEKREGQDWEPQSSFAKRIAKFAPGSWFQRTEPNEEEDLGERRPE; via the coding sequence ATGAGCAATAATATTCGGGCCAGCGACAGCCCCCTTGTCGAACGATTGAAGTCAACTTGGCGAGCGCAAGATGGTGAGACGATAGAACAAATTATCTCCAATGTCTCGAAGGTGGCACAGTTCGTGCCTCAAATGTGGGGCGTTATTGAACTTGGCCAAAACGACTTTATTTTCGTTTCGTGGACCAGACACCGGGACAACAAATCGGACGAACAGTACGTTATCACCTGGAAGATCGCCCTCGACGGCACGTTTGAACTTGCGTCGACTTATGCGAAGCCGATGGAATTGGGCTGGCGCGCCCTGGCGCTCTCCCTGATCGCCAGTGAAGTCGCAGATGGCGAAAGGGACGCAAATCTTCGCTTTCTGCATGATCCGGCCAACTTCAACTTCGTGGCCACCCCGCAAGGCCGGCTCGGCGATCTTCTGCGGCAGGGCCGCTGTACTATCATTGAACCAGTTGGAGTGGACTACTTACCGAAGCGGAATGGCAAACCGGCCGAGACGGGTGACGTGTGGCGCGTTCTGCTCTTGGTGAATTGTAGTATCCAAGGACCACGTTATTTTGCACACAACGGGGTCATCACTTTCGAAAAGAGAGAAGGACAGGATTGGGAGCCACAATCCTCCTTTGCCAAGCGCATCGCGAAATTTGCCCCTGGCTCCTGGTTCCAACGCACCGAGCCAAATGAAGAGGAAGACTTAGGAGAGCGAAGGCCCGAGTAA
- the groL gene encoding chaperonin GroEL (60 kDa chaperone family; promotes refolding of misfolded polypeptides especially under stressful conditions; forms two stacked rings of heptamers to form a barrel-shaped 14mer; ends can be capped by GroES; misfolded proteins enter the barrel where they are refolded when GroES binds) — translation MSAKEVKFGVNARDRMLRGVDILANAVQVTLGPKGRNVVLDKSFGAPRITKDGVAVAKEIELDDKFENMGAQMVREVASKAADAAGDGTTTATVLAAAIVREGAKSVAAGMNPMDLKRGIDLAVEAVVADLQKNSKKVTSNDEIAQVGAISANGDQEIGKFLADAVKKVGNEGVITVEEAKSLETELDVVEGMQFDRGYISPYFVTNADKMRVEMDDAYILINEKKLSSLNELLPLLEAVVQTGKPLVIVAEDVEGEALATLVVNRLRGGLKVAAVKAPGFGDRRKAMLQDIAILTGGQAISEDLGIKLENVTLNMLGRAKKVMIDKENTTIVNGAGKKADIEARVAQIKAQIEETTSDYDREKLQERLAKLAGGVAVIRVGGATEVEVKERKDRVDDAMHATRAAVEEGIVPGGGVALLRASEQLKGLRTENDDQKTGVEIVRKALSWPARQIAINAGEDGSIVVGKVLDNEQYSFGFDAQTGEYSNLVSKGIIDPAKVVRIAVQNASSVAGLLITTEAMVAELPKKATAGPAMPAAPGMGGMDF, via the coding sequence ATGTCAGCCAAAGAAGTGAAGTTCGGAGTAAACGCGCGGGACCGTATGCTGCGCGGTGTCGACATTCTCGCCAACGCCGTGCAGGTCACGCTCGGTCCGAAAGGCCGCAACGTCGTGCTCGACAAGTCGTTCGGCGCACCTCGAATTACCAAGGACGGCGTTGCCGTCGCCAAGGAGATCGAGCTCGACGACAAGTTCGAGAACATGGGTGCCCAGATGGTGCGTGAGGTCGCTTCGAAGGCTGCGGATGCTGCTGGCGACGGTACCACCACCGCGACCGTCCTGGCCGCTGCGATTGTGCGAGAAGGCGCCAAGTCGGTTGCCGCCGGCATGAACCCGATGGACCTCAAGCGCGGTATCGACCTTGCGGTCGAGGCTGTGGTTGCGGACCTTCAGAAGAACTCCAAGAAGGTCACCTCGAACGACGAGATCGCCCAGGTCGGCGCAATTTCGGCAAACGGCGACCAGGAGATCGGCAAGTTCCTCGCCGACGCGGTGAAGAAGGTCGGCAACGAGGGTGTCATCACCGTCGAGGAAGCCAAGTCGCTCGAGACCGAGCTTGACGTCGTCGAGGGCATGCAGTTCGACCGCGGCTACATCTCGCCCTACTTCGTCACCAACGCCGACAAGATGCGCGTTGAGATGGACGACGCCTACATCCTCATCAACGAGAAGAAGCTCTCCTCGCTGAACGAGCTGCTGCCGCTGCTCGAGGCCGTGGTGCAGACCGGCAAGCCGCTGGTCATCGTCGCCGAGGACGTCGAAGGCGAAGCGCTTGCGACCCTGGTCGTGAACCGTCTGCGCGGTGGTCTGAAGGTCGCGGCCGTCAAGGCTCCGGGCTTCGGCGATCGCCGCAAGGCCATGCTGCAGGACATCGCGATCCTGACCGGCGGCCAGGCGATCTCGGAAGATCTCGGCATCAAGCTCGAGAACGTCACGCTCAACATGCTCGGCCGCGCCAAGAAGGTGATGATCGACAAGGAGAACACCACGATCGTCAACGGCGCCGGCAAGAAGGCCGACATCGAGGCGCGCGTGGCCCAGATCAAGGCGCAGATCGAGGAGACCACCTCGGACTACGACCGTGAGAAGCTCCAGGAGCGTCTCGCCAAGCTCGCAGGCGGCGTCGCGGTGATCCGCGTCGGCGGCGCGACCGAGGTCGAGGTGAAGGAGCGCAAGGATCGCGTTGATGACGCGATGCATGCGACCCGCGCGGCGGTCGAGGAAGGCATCGTCCCGGGCGGCGGCGTCGCCCTGCTCCGTGCTTCCGAGCAGCTCAAGGGTCTGCGCACCGAGAACGACGACCAGAAGACCGGCGTCGAGATTGTGCGTAAGGCGCTGTCCTGGCCGGCCCGCCAGATCGCGATCAACGCCGGCGAGGACGGTTCGATCGTGGTCGGCAAGGTCCTCGACAACGAGCAGTACTCTTTTGGTTTCGACGCCCAGACAGGCGAGTACAGCAACCTCGTTTCCAAGGGTATCATTGACCCGGCCAAGGTCGTGCGCATCGCGGTCCAGAACGCCTCTTCGGTGGCCGGGCTGCTGATCACGACGGAAGCGATGGTTGCCGAGCTGCCGAAGAAGGCTACGGCTGGTCCAGCAATGCCTGCGGCCCCCGGCATGGGCGGTATGGACTTCTGA
- a CDS encoding flavin-dependent monooxygenase encodes MNASPEKQCPESHTAAATWDNLSPLLVEIRARRNEFGPAQEIPKEIIDGFRRIGIYRAMVAKRFGGEERTPAEFCRQIERISQADGSAGWVASFGDGARYLAALPDDTLRKVYANGPDVVLAGALFPLQPARRCADGFVVNGVWPFASGSPGADLIGVGITLEDDPAGDLPRVAVIPAEKVTIRPNWDVIGLRGTGSHDVVVSDVIVPEQWTLIRGGPVTLDGPIYRYPSVAFAAQAHAIVGIGIARAAIDEVIAMAGSRASITGAPVMAQRGYVQLEIAKAESMLRSARSFFYEATEELWKQALTGEVNLSTTMQVRLAATNAARQGAEVCRISSGLAGTEALYTSSNLARAMCDSFVVAQHAALNEGTLQSAGLALLGTAIQPGFP; translated from the coding sequence ATGAACGCTTCACCCGAAAAGCAATGTCCCGAATCCCACACCGCGGCTGCGACCTGGGATAATCTGTCGCCGCTACTTGTCGAGATCCGTGCGCGTCGCAACGAGTTTGGCCCCGCGCAGGAAATTCCAAAAGAGATCATCGACGGCTTCAGGCGCATCGGCATCTATCGGGCTATGGTCGCGAAGCGATTCGGCGGCGAGGAGCGAACACCAGCCGAATTTTGCCGCCAGATCGAGCGCATCTCCCAGGCCGACGGATCCGCCGGTTGGGTCGCCAGCTTCGGGGATGGAGCTCGCTACCTCGCTGCTCTTCCGGACGACACGCTTCGAAAAGTGTACGCCAATGGACCTGACGTCGTATTGGCGGGTGCGCTCTTCCCGCTCCAGCCCGCCAGGCGATGCGCCGACGGATTTGTCGTGAACGGCGTGTGGCCATTCGCTAGCGGCTCGCCCGGGGCGGATTTGATAGGAGTTGGTATAACACTGGAAGACGATCCGGCCGGAGACCTCCCGCGTGTAGCGGTGATTCCGGCAGAGAAGGTTACAATCCGGCCCAATTGGGACGTCATCGGACTGCGAGGCACCGGAAGCCACGACGTTGTCGTCAGCGACGTCATTGTGCCAGAGCAATGGACCTTGATCCGCGGCGGTCCGGTGACACTTGATGGGCCGATCTATCGTTATCCGTCCGTCGCTTTCGCTGCGCAAGCGCATGCGATCGTCGGCATCGGGATTGCGCGAGCCGCAATAGACGAGGTGATCGCCATGGCCGGAAGCCGCGCCTCGATCACTGGAGCGCCCGTGATGGCTCAGCGCGGCTATGTCCAACTTGAAATCGCCAAAGCCGAATCCATGCTACGTTCCGCTCGTTCCTTCTTTTACGAGGCCACGGAAGAGCTGTGGAAGCAAGCGCTCACGGGCGAGGTAAATCTGAGCACCACGATGCAAGTGCGGCTCGCCGCGACGAACGCCGCGCGGCAGGGCGCTGAGGTCTGCAGGATCTCGAGCGGTCTTGCTGGAACTGAGGCGCTCTATACCAGCAGCAATCTAGCACGCGCCATGTGCGACAGCTTCGTGGTTGCCCAGCACGCAGCTTTAAACGAGGGAACGCTTCAGAGTGCTGGCCTCGCCCTGCTCGGAACTGCAATACAGCCCGGCTTTCCATGA
- a CDS encoding DUF7694 domain-containing protein has product MCFVKDMFWDEEECVMQLHPPHSRYVNNSRYCLHLWRPIYRDIPMPSPSFVGVVGLSPSDAATLFARMSATA; this is encoded by the coding sequence ATGTGCTTTGTCAAAGACATGTTCTGGGATGAAGAAGAGTGCGTCATGCAACTGCATCCGCCACATTCGCGTTATGTGAATAACAGCCGATATTGCCTTCATTTGTGGAGACCCATTTATCGAGACATTCCGATGCCGTCTCCGAGCTTCGTAGGCGTCGTTGGATTGAGTCCCTCAGATGCGGCAACGTTGTTCGCGCGGATGAGCGCGACAGCATGA